Genomic DNA from Spirochaetota bacterium:
ATCAGGTTTGGGAATGCCATAAGCCCATTCATTATATCAGTTACGGTCCATACAATTTCTAATTTTCCGATAGCTCCTATAAATACAACTATCACCCATAATAATCTATATGGCTTTATTGCCTTTTCACCTGCAATGTATTCAACTGATTTCTCGCCGTAGTATGCCCATCCTAAAATAGTAGAATAAGCAAAAAATATAAGACTGAGAGAAACAACAATTCCACCCCAGGTGCCCGGTAAGCCCAAACTAAAAGCATGTTCGGTTAACGCTGCGGCTGTTTTTCCACTTTCCCATGCACCAGTTACCAGTATAACCAGTCCTGTAAACGTGCATACAACAATGGTATCTATAAAAGTCTGTGTCATTGAAACTAAAGCTTGCCTTACTGGTTCATCAGTTTTTGCAGCAGCAGCAGCTATTGGTGAGCTGCCTAATCCAGATTCATTGGATAGCAATCCACGGGATACACCCATCTGCATTGCCATTTTGACGGTTGCACCAGCAAATCCACCTAAAGCAGCTACAGGGGTAAACGCATGCACAAATATAAGCTCAAAAGCCTGTATAATATTTGAT
This window encodes:
- a CDS encoding alanine:cation symporter family protein; amino-acid sequence: SNIIQAFELIFVHAFTPVAALGGFAGATVKMAMQMGVSRGLLSNESGLGSSPIAAAAAKTDEPVRQALVSMTQTFIDTIVVCTFTGLVILVTGAWESGKTAAALTEHAFSLGLPGTWGGIVVSLSLIFFAYSTILGWAYYGEKSVEYIAGEKAIKPYRLLWVIVVFIGAIGKLEIVWTVTDIMNGLMAFPNLIALLGLSFVIKNETNLFFKKHNSI